Proteins from a genomic interval of Rattus norvegicus strain BN/NHsdMcwi chromosome 2, GRCr8, whole genome shotgun sequence:
- the Pabpc4l gene encoding polyadenylate-binding protein 4-like — MSVETKYRAASLYVGDLHEDVTEDLLFRKFNTVGPVLSIRICRDLISHRSLGYGYVNFLQVGDAQKALETMNFDLIKGKSIRLMWSQRDACLRKSGIGNVFIKNLDKSIDNKTLYEHFSPFGKIMSSKVMTDEEGSKGYGFVHYQDQRAADRAIEEMNGKLLRDSTLFVARFKSRKDREAELREKPAEFTNVYIKNFGDDMDDESLRSVFSKYGQTLSVKVMKDASGKSKRFGFVSFDSHKAAKNAVEDMNGRDINGQTIFVGRAQKKVERQAELKEMFEQMKKERIRARQAAKLYIKNLDDTIDDETLRKEFSVFGSICRVKVMQEAGQSKGFGLICFFSPEAAAKAMAEMNGRILGSKPLNIALGQKH; from the coding sequence ATGAGTGTGGAAACTAAGTACCGTGCGGCTTCCCTGTATGTGGGTGACCTCCACGAAGATGTCACGGAGGACCTTCTGTTCAGGAAGTTCAACACAGTAGGACCTGTGTTGTCCATCCGAATCTGCAGGGACCTGATTTCCCATCGTTCACTAGGCTACGGCTATGTCAATTTTCTCCAGGTGGGTGATGCCCAGAAGGCCCTAGAAACTATGAACTTTGACTTGATCAAAGGTAAATCCATCCGTCTCATGTGGTCTCAACGGGATGCTTGCCTAAGGAAGTCGGGAATCGGGAATGTGTTTATCAAGAATCTGGACAAATCCATTGACAACAAAACCTTGTATGAACACTTCTCACCTTTCGGAAAGATCATGTCCTCCAAGGTGATGACTGATGAAGAAGGCTCCAAGGGTTACGGCTTCGTGCACTACCAGGACCAGAGAGCAGCTGACAGGGCCATTGAGGAGATGAATGGGAAGCTGCTGAGGGACAGCACTTTGTTCGTGGCCAGATTCAAAAGCCGTAAGGATCGGGAGGCTGAGCTCAGAGAGAAACCCGCCGAATTCACTAATGTGTATATCAAAAATTTTGGGGATGACATGGACGATGAGAGCCTCAGGTCAGTTTTCAGCAAATACGGCCAAACTTTGAGCGTTAAGGTGATGAAAGATGCCTCTGGCAAGTCCAAACGCTTTGGATTTGTGAGCTTTGATAGCCACAAGGCTGCGAAAAACGCAGTTGAGGACATGAATGGGCGGGACATAAACGGGCAGACAATTTTTGTAGGCAGAGCCCAGAAGAAGGTGGAAAGACAGGCGGAGTTAAAGGAAAtgtttgagcaaatgaaaaaggaaagaatccGTGCCCGCCAGGCAGCTAAGCTCTACATTAAGAACCTGGATGACACCATCGATGATGAAACACTGCGCAAGGAATTTTCTGTCTTTGGGTCCATTTGCAGAGTTAAAGTGATGCAGGAAGCAGGGCAGAGCAAAGGGTTTGGCTTGATCTGCTTCTTCTCCCCGGAGGCAGCTGCTAAAGCAATGGCTGAGATGAATGGCCGCATCCTGGGCTCCAAACCCCTCAACATTGCACTGGGTCAGAAGCACTGA